One genomic region from Oculatellaceae cyanobacterium encodes:
- a CDS encoding tetratricopeptide repeat protein, producing MQLQIIKKFNLLNLIGTAAYITTLSMPLLMMPAPLVTSQVLAQTQDSRKAKAQELLNQGVTEFSSNQIEAASKSFQQALTIYREIKDRSGEWFAAYFLGLIYSSTGNYAKGTDYLQQSLAIAQSLADKPKQWDTLNSLGGTFFSLKNFAKALDYYQQSLTVAKAIPDTRKQVQTLENLINFYKKLGEDAKVAEYQQQLAAIGKATDTAVSDPTELGLQAVKEGQRLMLQSTKESLPQAIAKYEEALAFFRVSKNGLLESTTLLGIATAYSESGEKQKAIDYYNQGLSLAKTLNQPLFVATALVGIGSTYSDLGEQQQSLQYFQQALPLLTSIGDKSGQSTTLNNIGGIYLSTGDYKQALNYYNQALTINRDVKDPGKEGSSLNNIGLVYASLGEYQKALDYYNQSLPIFHDSKEKFKQAIALDNIATVYFYLGQPQKALSYFNQALSLEENAGDRSKKATTLANMATVHSYLGENTKALDYYNQSLPILQALGDRFEQATVLSNIGSVYFDLGDNQKALDYYNQTLKLSRSVGHKVEEASTLGKLGQLYYALKDYPKATEYLQQGLKLIREIGDRRVEAKILNTLGRVYLQSGNPATAEASLRDTIKVWESIRADLGSNDINKISIFEEQAATYRLLQTALIAQNKTNEALEITERGRARAFVELLFAKISPQSQVQPPNIKQIQQIAKQQNATLVEYSIVYDDLQVPVPVKPKQSKLLIWVIKPTGEIGFRQVDVKDVLRPNTTLADLVVNNRRELGVRGRDSSEDSSNSNSEENSSNTATSKSQQLHKLLIQPIADLLPKDANARVVFIPQESLFLVPFAALQDSAGKYLIEKYTILTSPAIQVLDLTRQQRQRISGKSTLVVGNPTMPSIPSKAGERFEQLVSLPGAEEEALSIAQLLKTNALIGKDATKSAILQQIPEARIVHLATHGLLDDFTGLGIPGAIALAPNPNSTEKFNGLLTASEIVNLKLNSELVVLSACDTGRGRITGDGVVGLSRSLISAGVPSVVVSLWSIPDAPTSSLMTEFYKQIEQKSDKAQALRQAMLTTMKKYPHPSDWAAFTLVGEAE from the coding sequence GTGCAACTTCAAATCATTAAAAAATTTAACTTATTAAATTTGATAGGTACTGCTGCTTATATTACAACGCTTTCCATGCCTTTGCTGATGATGCCAGCACCATTAGTGACATCCCAGGTGCTAGCACAAACTCAGGATTCTCGCAAAGCAAAAGCACAAGAATTACTAAATCAAGGCGTTACTGAGTTTTCTAGCAATCAAATTGAAGCTGCATCAAAATCTTTTCAACAAGCATTAACTATATACAGAGAAATTAAAGATAGAAGTGGCGAATGGTTTGCTGCTTATTTTTTAGGGTTGATTTACTCTAGTACTGGCAATTATGCTAAAGGTACTGATTATTTACAACAAAGTTTAGCGATCGCACAATCACTTGCCGATAAACCCAAACAGTGGGATACACTAAATTCTTTAGGAGGAACTTTTTTTTCTTTGAAAAATTTTGCTAAGGCACTGGATTATTATCAACAAAGTTTAACAGTTGCCAAAGCTATTCCAGATACAAGAAAACAAGTACAAACTCTGGAAAACTTAATTAATTTTTACAAAAAATTAGGAGAAGATGCGAAAGTTGCGGAGTATCAGCAACAACTTGCAGCGATAGGGAAAGCAACTGATACTGCGGTAAGCGATCCAACTGAGTTGGGATTACAAGCTGTCAAAGAGGGGCAGCGGTTAATGCTGCAAAGTACTAAAGAATCTTTACCACAAGCGATCGCTAAATATGAAGAAGCTTTAGCTTTTTTCCGTGTTTCTAAAAATGGGTTATTAGAATCTACTACACTTCTAGGTATCGCTACAGCTTATAGTGAGTCGGGTGAGAAACAAAAAGCTATTGACTATTATAATCAAGGTTTGTCACTTGCTAAAACATTAAATCAACCACTATTTGTAGCAACTGCCCTTGTAGGAATTGGTTCAACTTATTCAGATTTAGGTGAACAACAACAATCGCTGCAATACTTTCAACAGGCTTTGCCGTTGTTAACCAGTATTGGAGATAAATCTGGACAATCTACAACACTCAACAATATTGGTGGCATTTACTTATCAACAGGTGATTATAAGCAAGCTCTAAATTATTATAATCAAGCACTAACTATAAATCGTGATGTTAAAGATCCTGGGAAAGAAGGTTCTAGCCTTAACAATATTGGTTTAGTTTATGCAAGTTTAGGTGAGTATCAAAAAGCTTTAGATTACTATAATCAATCACTACCAATTTTTCATGATAGTAAAGAAAAATTTAAACAAGCGATCGCACTTGACAATATTGCTACCGTTTACTTCTATTTAGGTCAACCGCAAAAGGCGCTCTCATATTTTAATCAAGCTTTGTCACTTGAGGAAAATGCAGGCGATCGCTCTAAGAAAGCTACGACATTAGCTAACATGGCTACAGTTCATTCTTACTTAGGAGAAAATACCAAAGCACTCGATTACTATAATCAATCATTGCCGATATTACAAGCATTAGGCGATCGCTTTGAACAAGCTACGGTGCTGAGTAATATTGGGTCAGTTTATTTTGATTTGGGTGATAATCAAAAAGCTCTTGATTATTATAATCAAACCCTAAAGCTTTCTCGTAGCGTTGGTCACAAGGTTGAGGAAGCAAGTACCCTTGGTAAACTAGGGCAGCTTTACTATGCTTTGAAAGATTATCCTAAAGCAACAGAATATTTACAACAAGGTTTAAAGCTAATTAGAGAAATTGGCGATCGCAGAGTTGAAGCAAAAATTCTTAACACTTTAGGAAGAGTTTACTTGCAATCTGGTAATCCAGCAACCGCAGAAGCTAGCTTGCGCGATACGATCAAAGTATGGGAATCAATTCGCGCTGACTTAGGCAGTAATGACATCAATAAAATATCAATCTTTGAAGAACAAGCTGCTACTTACCGCTTATTACAAACAGCTTTAATTGCTCAAAATAAAACTAATGAAGCTTTAGAAATTACAGAACGAGGTAGGGCAAGAGCATTTGTAGAATTATTATTTGCAAAAATATCTCCTCAATCTCAAGTTCAACCGCCCAATATCAAGCAAATTCAACAAATTGCTAAACAACAAAATGCCACCCTGGTAGAATATTCAATTGTTTATGACGATTTGCAAGTTCCCGTTCCGGTAAAACCTAAGCAATCAAAACTGTTGATTTGGGTGATTAAACCTACAGGTGAAATTGGATTTCGCCAAGTTGATGTTAAAGATGTTTTACGACCAAATACCACGTTAGCAGACTTAGTCGTTAATAATCGTAGAGAATTGGGTGTTAGAGGACGTGATAGTAGTGAAGATAGTAGCAATTCTAATTCAGAAGAAAATAGTAGTAACACTGCAACTTCTAAATCGCAACAATTGCATAAACTATTAATTCAGCCAATTGCTGATTTGCTACCCAAAGATGCTAATGCGCGTGTTGTTTTTATACCGCAAGAATCTTTGTTTTTAGTGCCTTTTGCAGCCCTACAAGATTCTGCGGGAAAATATTTGATTGAAAAATATACAATTTTAACATCCCCTGCAATTCAGGTATTAGATTTAACTCGTCAGCAGCGACAGCGTATTTCTGGTAAAAGTACTTTAGTAGTAGGTAATCCTACTATGCCTAGTATTCCTAGCAAAGCTGGAGAACGATTTGAACAGTTAGTTAGTTTACCTGGTGCTGAAGAAGAAGCTTTATCTATTGCTCAATTACTAAAAACAAATGCACTTATAGGCAAAGATGCGACAAAATCAGCAATTTTGCAACAGATACCCGAAGCGAGAATAGTGCATTTAGCAACGCATGGGTTATTAGATGATTTTACAGGTTTGGGTATACCAGGCGCGATCGCATTAGCACCAAATCCCAATTCCACTGAAAAGTTTAACGGTTTACTCACTGCTTCCGAAATTGTTAACTTAAAATTGAATTCAGAATTAGTGGTCTTGAGTGCTTGCGACACAGGAAGAGGGCGCATCACTGGTGATGGTGTCGTTGGTTTATCTCGATCTTTAATTAGTGCTGGTGTTCCCAGTGTAGTTGTGTCTTTATGGTCAATTCCAGATGCACCCACATCATCTTTAATGACAGAATTTTATAAGCAAATTGAGCAAAAATCTGATAAGGCACAAGCACTACGGCAAGCAATGCTAACTACCATGAAAAAATATCCCCACCCCTCCGACTGGGCAGCTTTTACCCTAGTCGGTGAAGCAGAGTAG
- a CDS encoding WD40 repeat domain-containing protein yields the protein MSYRIFILAALILILPKPAISYPSLGYISPSSHPPIPPSSHLARILSGHAAVAISRDGKTLAGVSNENEITLWDLKTREKVRTIYGHKLPILSLAISRDGKLLASAGHDKVIKIWNLKTGEEIRTLTGHTEWIEAIAFSPDSETLVSTGGDKTIKVWGLVTGTLIHTLTGHKDSIYSLAISQDGETLASGSWDNIKLWNLKTGIEIRTLSSPNFGVNSLAISPNGEILVSGSGDNTINIWELNTGLLNKTLKGHAGGVSSVVISNDGKTVVSGSLDNTIKIWNLQTSQEIRTFPRQFSIVESIAISNDGQILASGAWGNIIKLWDLNQGKEIRTLL from the coding sequence ATGTCTTACCGCATTTTTATCCTTGCAGCTTTGATTTTAATACTACCTAAACCTGCTATTTCATATCCATCGCTAGGTTACATCTCCCCATCTTCTCATCCCCCCATCCCCCCATCTTCCCATCTCGCCCGCATTCTTTCTGGACACGCGGCTGTTGCTATTAGTCGAGATGGGAAAACGCTTGCGGGTGTTAGTAATGAAAACGAGATTACTCTTTGGGATTTAAAAACTAGAGAGAAAGTTCGCACTATTTATGGGCATAAATTACCAATTCTCTCTTTAGCAATCAGTCGTGATGGGAAATTGCTAGCTAGTGCTGGTCATGATAAAGTTATCAAGATTTGGAATTTGAAGACTGGAGAAGAGATTCGTACACTTACAGGTCATACTGAATGGATAGAAGCGATCGCATTCAGTCCTGATAGCGAAACATTAGTTAGTACTGGTGGCGATAAAACTATTAAAGTTTGGGGTTTAGTAACTGGTACTTTAATACATACACTCACAGGGCATAAAGACAGTATTTATTCCTTAGCTATTAGTCAAGATGGAGAAACACTAGCTAGCGGTAGCTGGGACAATATTAAACTTTGGAATTTAAAAACAGGTATAGAAATTAGGACTCTGAGCAGTCCTAACTTTGGAGTTAATTCTTTAGCTATTAGTCCTAATGGGGAAATCCTGGTTAGTGGTAGTGGCGACAATACAATTAATATTTGGGAATTAAATACAGGATTACTGAATAAAACGTTGAAAGGTCATGCAGGTGGAGTAAGTTCAGTAGTTATTAGTAATGATGGAAAAACGGTTGTAAGTGGCAGTTTAGATAACACAATTAAAATTTGGAACTTACAAACAAGTCAGGAAATTCGGACATTTCCTAGACAATTTAGTATTGTTGAATCAATTGCTATTAGTAATGATGGGCAAATTTTGGCTAGTGGTGCGTGGGGAAATATTATTAAGTTGTGGGATTTGAATCAAGGTAAAGAAATTCGCACTTTGTTATAA
- a CDS encoding Uma2 family endonuclease: MSVEVTAETNPQIVDALDWEPPMPPTDLIFDDGEPLESNRHRIAMNVLIRSLQQAWSNRNDFYCGGNMFIYYSSAQARNRDFRGPDFFAVLDVDGNKERLGWVVWEENGRYPDVIVELMSPSTANVDTGAKKDIYERIFRTPDYFVYNPFNPNSLQGWHLDSSQRYQQLEQNDQAWLWCESLGFWLGTWSGTIDRETAVWLRFYDPDGNLVLLPEEAAQQQAQQAQQQAQQAQQQVEQAQQQVEQERQRAERLAAKLRELGEDPDAL, translated from the coding sequence ATGTCAGTTGAGGTGACGGCTGAGACAAACCCCCAAATTGTAGATGCGTTGGACTGGGAACCCCCCATGCCGCCGACTGACTTAATATTTGATGATGGTGAACCCTTGGAAAGCAACCGCCACCGTATAGCCATGAATGTCTTAATTAGGTCATTGCAACAAGCGTGGAGTAACCGCAATGACTTTTACTGTGGTGGCAATATGTTTATCTACTACAGTAGCGCCCAAGCACGTAATCGCGACTTTCGAGGGCCAGATTTTTTTGCTGTATTAGACGTAGACGGTAACAAAGAACGTCTTGGCTGGGTAGTTTGGGAAGAAAACGGGCGTTATCCAGATGTAATTGTGGAATTAATGTCACCATCTACAGCGAATGTAGATACAGGCGCTAAAAAAGATATTTACGAACGGATATTTAGAACACCAGATTATTTTGTCTATAACCCTTTTAATCCTAATTCCTTACAAGGTTGGCATTTAGATAGTTCTCAGAGATATCAGCAACTAGAACAAAATGATCAAGCCTGGTTGTGGTGTGAAAGTTTGGGTTTTTGGTTAGGAACTTGGTCTGGCACAATAGATCGAGAAACGGCTGTCTGGTTACGTTTTTATGACCCTGACGGCAATTTAGTTTTATTGCCAGAAGAAGCAGCACAGCAACAAGCACAGCAAGCACAGCAACAAGCACAGCAAGCACAGCAACAAGTAGAACAAGCACAGCAGCAAGTAGAACAAGAACGCCAACGTGCTGAACGTTTAGCTGCTAAGTTACGAGAGTTAGGAGAAGATCCCGATGCGTTATAA
- a CDS encoding DUF4870 domain-containing protein, whose translation MYDPDKRKLLSALSHGSIFFSLLGVSIGIPIAILFVSDDPVVKENAKESLNFHLNVWLYGIIFGVLTLVLIGFLLLGILQLVNIVLPVLAIIHSLSDTEQPYRYPFIFRLL comes from the coding sequence ATGTACGACCCAGATAAACGCAAGTTATTATCAGCACTGTCTCACGGCTCGATATTTTTTAGTCTTCTCGGTGTATCAATTGGTATACCGATTGCAATTTTGTTTGTCTCTGATGATCCAGTTGTCAAAGAAAATGCTAAAGAATCACTTAACTTTCACTTGAATGTTTGGCTTTACGGAATTATCTTTGGGGTGTTGACATTAGTATTAATTGGCTTCTTGTTGCTGGGTATTTTACAGCTTGTCAACATTGTTTTGCCAGTTCTGGCAATTATTCACTCTCTAAGTGATACAGAACAGCCTTATCGCTACCCCTTCATTTTTCGCCTCTTGTAA
- a CDS encoding PAS domain-containing sensor histidine kinase gives MIKPEDYKQEQLLQELSAAHLRVVELEGELQRERCLVNDLLDTTDTLIRNFVGAVMDLPSTLVVILDPKGRIFNCNPIFAKTTLYSLAEIKGKYIWEIFDLDENIDQLQIAFKQINASKHGDTHECFWKTKNGQSRYICWSYINIYNPDGSVAYILANGIDLTEKKQAEVELIKALQKEQELNELKSSFISIASHEFRTPLTSIMLSIELMQKFSKNWSEEKRNETFNRMKTRIKSLSYFIDDVLVISKAESPFEQFNPKYLNLKIICDQIVEEIQNTSNTHKIIFNSKKFPDLYYYYVDENLLCHILSNLLSNAIKYSPQASTVDFEIEEQSEQLIFKITDYGIGIPVEDQKLLFNSFYRASNAMEIPGTGLGLSIVKKMVELHGGQIDLESKLKVGTTFKVSIPLNKSLVLTEANNALKPIDA, from the coding sequence ATGATCAAACCAGAAGACTACAAGCAAGAACAACTGCTTCAGGAGTTATCAGCAGCGCATCTGCGAGTTGTTGAGTTAGAGGGTGAGTTACAGCGAGAAAGATGCTTAGTTAATGATCTTTTAGATACAACTGATACTTTAATTCGTAACTTTGTGGGAGCAGTAATGGATCTCCCTAGTACTTTAGTAGTTATTTTAGATCCAAAAGGGCGAATTTTTAACTGTAATCCGATATTTGCTAAAACTACACTTTACTCTTTAGCTGAAATTAAAGGCAAATACATCTGGGAAATATTTGATTTAGATGAAAATATAGACCAACTGCAAATTGCCTTCAAACAGATTAACGCTAGTAAACATGGTGACACACACGAATGCTTTTGGAAAACAAAAAATGGTCAGTCTCGATACATCTGTTGGTCTTATATCAATATCTACAACCCTGACGGTTCGGTTGCTTACATTCTAGCTAATGGGATTGATCTTACTGAAAAAAAACAAGCAGAAGTTGAACTTATTAAAGCTTTACAAAAAGAACAGGAACTTAATGAACTAAAATCAAGCTTTATCTCAATTGCTTCTCATGAGTTTCGGACTCCGCTTACTAGCATTATGTTGTCTATTGAACTAATGCAAAAATTTAGTAAAAATTGGAGTGAAGAAAAAAGAAATGAAACATTTAATCGGATGAAGACTAGAATTAAATCTCTTAGCTATTTTATTGATGATGTTTTAGTAATTAGTAAAGCAGAATCTCCTTTTGAACAGTTCAATCCTAAATATTTAAATCTCAAAATAATATGTGACCAGATAGTTGAAGAAATACAAAATACTAGCAACACCCATAAAATCATATTTAATAGTAAAAAATTTCCCGATCTTTACTATTACTATGTAGATGAAAATTTACTATGCCACATTTTAAGTAATTTGCTATCTAATGCAATCAAATATTCACCCCAAGCGAGTACGGTTGATTTTGAGATAGAGGAACAGTCGGAACAATTAATATTTAAAATAACTGATTATGGCATTGGTATACCCGTTGAAGATCAAAAACTTCTTTTTAATTCTTTTTATAGGGCAAGTAATGCTATGGAAATTCCAGGCACAGGTTTAGGTTTATCCATTGTTAAAAAGATGGTAGAGCTACACGGAGGTCAAATTGATTTAGAGAGTAAACTCAAAGTAGGAACAACTTTCAAAGTTAGTATTCCTTTAAATAAAAGTTTAGTGCTTACTGAAGCAAATAACGCTCTTAAGCCCATCGACGCATAA
- the prfC gene encoding peptide chain release factor 3 produces MSTELETDLEAAVERRRNFAIISHPDAGKTTLTEKLLLYGGAIHEAGAVKARRAQKKATSDWMEMEQQRGISITSTVLQFEYHNCQINLLDTPGHQDFSEDTYRTLAAADNAVMLIDAAKGLEPQTRKLFEVCKMRSLPIFTFVNKLDRPGRDPFELLDEIEQELGLQTYAVNWPIGMGDRFKGVYERHSKQIHLFERSAHGSKEAIDTVVDLGDPRIEQLLEQDLYYQFKEELELLDGVGAELDLDQVRSGKMTPVFFGSAMTNFGVELFLNYFLDYALKPGIHQSSVGEVAPTYPEFSGFVFKLQANMDPRHRDRVAFVRVCTGKFEKDMIVNHARTGKTVRLSRPQKLFAQDRESIEEAYAGDVIGLNNPGAFAIGDTIYTGQKLEYEGIPCFSPELFAYLRNPNPSKFKQFHKGVTELREEGAVQIMYSVDEAKRDPILAAVGQLQFDVVQFRLMSEYGVETRLDPLPYSVARWVVDGWEALEKAGRLFNTVTVKDNWGRPVLLFKNDWNMHQVQEDNPNLRLSAIAPVGSSSEFVAL; encoded by the coding sequence ATGTCTACTGAACTTGAGACTGATTTAGAGGCAGCAGTTGAACGCCGCCGCAATTTTGCAATTATTTCTCACCCCGACGCAGGTAAAACGACGCTAACAGAAAAACTGTTGCTGTACGGGGGTGCTATTCATGAAGCGGGTGCTGTTAAGGCGCGTCGGGCGCAAAAAAAGGCAACTTCTGACTGGATGGAGATGGAACAGCAAAGAGGTATTTCGATTACCTCGACGGTGTTGCAATTTGAATACCATAATTGTCAGATTAACTTATTAGATACGCCTGGACACCAAGATTTTAGTGAAGATACTTATCGCACTTTAGCCGCAGCAGATAATGCGGTGATGCTGATTGATGCTGCGAAGGGTTTGGAACCGCAAACCCGCAAGTTGTTTGAAGTGTGTAAGATGCGATCGCTTCCTATCTTCACATTTGTTAACAAACTTGACCGCCCTGGACGCGATCCCTTTGAATTGCTGGATGAAATTGAGCAGGAATTGGGATTACAGACTTATGCGGTAAACTGGCCTATTGGAATGGGCGATCGCTTTAAGGGTGTATACGAGCGCCACAGTAAGCAAATTCACTTATTTGAACGCAGCGCCCACGGTAGCAAAGAAGCTATTGATACTGTGGTTGATTTAGGCGATCCTCGCATTGAACAGTTATTAGAACAAGACCTTTACTATCAGTTCAAAGAAGAATTAGAACTTCTTGATGGTGTGGGCGCAGAACTAGATTTAGATCAAGTTCGTTCAGGGAAAATGACACCTGTATTTTTTGGTAGTGCGATGACCAATTTTGGTGTCGAACTATTTTTAAATTACTTCCTCGACTACGCATTGAAACCAGGTATTCACCAATCATCAGTGGGAGAAGTTGCACCTACTTATCCCGAATTTTCTGGTTTTGTATTTAAGCTGCAAGCAAATATGGACCCGAGACATCGAGATCGAGTTGCGTTTGTGCGGGTATGTACGGGTAAGTTTGAAAAAGACATGATTGTTAATCATGCACGTACTGGTAAAACTGTACGTTTATCAAGACCTCAAAAATTGTTTGCTCAAGATCGGGAATCAATTGAAGAAGCGTATGCTGGTGATGTAATTGGTTTAAATAATCCAGGTGCGTTTGCAATTGGGGATACAATTTACACAGGTCAAAAACTGGAATATGAAGGAATTCCTTGTTTTTCCCCTGAATTATTTGCTTATCTCAGAAATCCCAATCCTTCTAAATTTAAGCAATTCCATAAAGGTGTAACGGAGTTGCGTGAAGAGGGTGCAGTGCAAATTATGTACTCTGTGGATGAGGCAAAACGCGATCCAATTTTAGCAGCAGTAGGGCAGTTACAATTTGACGTTGTGCAGTTCCGCTTGATGAGTGAATATGGTGTAGAAACCCGCTTAGATCCATTACCTTATTCTGTCGCTCGTTGGGTTGTTGATGGTTGGGAAGCTTTAGAAAAAGCAGGACGTTTGTTTAACACGGTGACAGTAAAAGATAACTGGGGTCGTCCAGTTTTACTGTTTAAGAATGATTGGAATATGCACCAAGTACAGGAAGATAATCCTAATTTAAGGTTAAGCGCGATCGCGCCTGTTGGTTCAAGCTCCGAATTTGTTGCTTTATAA
- the hisB gene encoding imidazoleglycerol-phosphate dehydratase HisB, translating to MQISDRSFQTSSNLEQLLPSRTASVSRKTGETDVYVSINLDGQGRCSAATGVPFLDHMLHQISSHGLIDLEVRATGDIEIDDHHTNEDVGITLGQAFANALGDRKGIVRFGHFVAPLDEALVQVALDFSGRPHLSYGLQIPTQRVGTYDTQLVREFFVAVVNHSQMTLHIRQLDGINSHHIIEATFKAFARSLRMALEIDPRRAGEIPSSKGVL from the coding sequence ATGCAAATTAGCGATCGCTCATTCCAAACTTCTTCTAACTTAGAACAGTTGTTACCTAGTCGGACTGCTTCTGTCAGCCGCAAAACTGGGGAAACTGATGTTTATGTCAGCATTAATTTAGATGGTCAAGGACGTTGTAGCGCAGCTACTGGGGTTCCGTTTTTAGACCATATGTTGCATCAAATATCCTCCCACGGGCTGATTGACTTGGAAGTACGGGCAACTGGTGATATAGAGATTGACGATCACCACACAAATGAAGATGTCGGGATTACGCTAGGACAAGCTTTCGCTAATGCGTTAGGCGATCGCAAAGGTATTGTTCGTTTTGGTCATTTTGTTGCGCCTTTAGATGAAGCGTTGGTTCAAGTCGCCTTAGATTTTTCTGGTCGTCCTCATCTTAGTTATGGTTTACAGATTCCTACACAACGAGTTGGAACTTATGATACTCAGTTAGTGCGGGAGTTTTTTGTTGCCGTAGTGAATCATAGTCAGATGACGCTGCATATTCGGCAGTTGGATGGGATTAATTCGCATCATATTATTGAGGCGACATTTAAAGCCTTCGCGCGATCGCTCAGAATGGCATTAGAAATTGATCCTCGTCGTGCAGGTGAAATTCCCAGCTCTAAAGGGGTTTTGTAA